CGGTTGTTATCCGGCCGTGCATTGCAATGGCTCCTGACGCGTTCCCGAATGACGGATGTCCTTGTGCGGATGGCCGGTTCTTTCCCGGGGTTGCTGCCGCTTATTGTTTCGAAAACCCATGGACCCCCCGTTCATCCATGAGCCGCTTTAAAATGCGGAGCCAGGCCGCTGAACAAATGGACGACCTGGAACTCGACGAGGGCCGACTCGCCCTGGCACTCGCGGATATTCGACGGGTTAACCGGTTGCTTGGTGGGCATGCCACGAGCCTGGCAGGCCTCAGGCCTTTTCTCAGCCTGGAAAAGGCAGGCCCGGTGCACGTGCTGGATGTGGGCTGCGGGGACGGGGAATTCCTTCGCTATCTGGCTGCCTATTGTCGGAGGGAGGCGATCCCCTGCCGCCTGACGGGGTGGGACTTTAACCCAAAGACTCTGGACCAGGCACGGCAGGCTTCCGCCGGATATCCGGAAATCGCCTTCCGGCAGCGCGACCTGCGCAACCAGCCGGAATTCCCGGAAGGAACCCTGGTCATCTGCAACCTGTTCCTGCATCATTTTACGGATACCCAAATACGGGAGCTGTTGGCGCATTGGCTCTCTCAGGGCCCGAGGGCCATCGTCGTAAATGATTTGCACAGGAATTCGGCAGCATATTATTTGTTCTGGTTTTTTGGGCTTATTTTTATGAGGTCGCCGATTGCCCGCAGCGACGGGCGCATATCCATACTGCGGGGCTTCAGGCGAAAGGATTTCAGTCGTTTGGCGGCAGGATTGCCCCTGGGGCGCACCCGCCTGGTATGGCGGTGGGCCTTTCGGTACCTGTGGACGCTGGAACCTAAAAAGAAATTGCTATGAACGACGTATCGATCGTTACGGCCCAACGGGCGTTGCCCGCTTTCAGCCGAACTACCGACGAGATATTGCCCTACCTGGACCAGTGGCTCCGGGACGAACCGGACCGGCTGCGAAGGAAGGCAAGGAAGATCTTTGAAGGTGCCGGGGTAGATCGCAGATACGGGATTATGGATGTCGCCGAGGTATTTACCCCCTCGAGTTTTGAGGCGAAGAACCGACTGTATGCGGCAGGGGCCAGGGAGCTCGGGAACCGTGCCCTTCAGGCAGCGCTGGAGGCGGCAGGTTGGGAGCCGGATTCTCTGGATATTCTGATTACAGTTAGTTGTACGGGCATCATGATCCCATCGCTGGATGCCTACCTGATCGATGATCAGGGGCTTCGGGGCGATATCATTCGTCTTCCGGTTACCGAAATGGGCTGCGTTGGAGGTGTCTCCGGCCTGATTTACGCCCGGCGTTTCCTGCAAGCCGGCTCGGCGAGCCGGGCCGCAGTCCTGGCTGTGGAATCGCCTGCGGCGACCTTCCAGCACAACGACCGATCCATGGCGAACATCATCAGTGCCGCCATTTTCGGCGATGGGGCGAGCTGCGTGCTGCTCAGCAACGAAGCGGGGCAGGCCGGCCCGCGGATACTCGCCGAAGGAATGTATCATTTCCCGGAATCGACCGGATTGATGGGTTTTGACCTGACCAACCGGGGACTCCGGATGATCCTGGATCCAGATGTGCCCCACGCCATCGGCCGGAATTTTCAGCAGTTTCTCGGGCCGTTTCTGGCCCGGTCCGGCCTTGAAATTACCGACCTCCGGCATCTGATATTCCACCCGGGAGGGAGAAAGATCGTGGAAACCGTGTCGGAACTATTCCGGGACCAGTTGGCCAATATGGACAAAACCCGGGAGGTCCTGCGCCATTACGGCAACATGAGCAGCGCCACCGTCCTCTATGTTTTGCAGGCTTATCTGGAGGATCCCAGCCTGCCACCGGGCCCCGCCCTCATCCTGAGTTTCGGCCCGGGGTTTACCGCTCAACGGATGCTGATCGAGTTCTCGTAGCTTGATTAAATATCTGAGTTAAAAACTTTGTATACAATTACATATAGATATTATGTTAATGAATACTTCAAGAGACTGCGCCCTGGTTATCGGAGGCAGTAAAGGGCTTGGCCTGGCAACGGTGGAGAAGATAGCAGCTACCGGTTATCCGGTTGCGGTTGTTCATCGCGACCCGCGCAAAGACCTCGAAGCCGTCCGGGAACATTTCGAGGCATTGCAAAACAACGGAGCCCATTTGTTGCACCAGAATACGGATGCCATCGGGGGGGAGGGGAGAGACCAGTTTCTCAATGCCCTCGAGGATTGGCTCACACCCGGTCGGAAAGTTGGCTTGGTCGTATTCAGCATTGCCAAAGGCAACCTGAAGCGTATGGTGGAGTCAGACGGCCTGACGGGGCGGGACCTGGCCATTACCTCGGAAGCCATGGCCTTTGCGTTTTACGACTGGGCCCGGGAATTGAAAGGCCGCGGGATGCTGGGTGAGGGAGCCTGCCTGGTTGCATTTACCAGCGAGGGAAGTCAACGGGTTTTACCGGCCTATGGGGCCGTGGGAACGGCCAAAGCTGCCCTGGAGGCCCTGGTCCGCCAAATGGCCGTGGAATGGGCCCCGGAGGGAATCCGCGTCAATTGCCTGCAGGCAGGGGTTACCCAAACGGATTCGCTGATGCGCATCCCCGGGGTAAAGAAATTGCTGGATCGCGCAAGCCGCCGGAACCCGAGTGGCCGCCTGACCCGGCCTGCCGATGTGGCCAACGCCGTTTACCTCCTCAGTCAGCCCGAAGCGGCCTGGATAACCGGCAATGTCCTCTGCGTGGACGGAGGCGAGAGGCTCTGCTAAACAGCGCAGCAAAGTATTCTTTAGTGAAGGACGATGAGATGAAGGACGAGTTACAGGAAATATTGAATCGATTGCCCTACAGGGAACCGTTCCGTTTTGTGGACGAATTGGATTACGTCTCTGATACCGGGGCGTCCGGCCGCTATACATTCCGGCCCGAAAGCTGGTTCTACCCCGGCCACTTTCCCGGCAGCCCTGTTACCCCCGGCGTACTGCTCACCGAATGCTGTGCCCAGATCGGGTTGGTTTGCCTGGGGATTCACCTTTCCGGGTTGCCGGGTAATTCGGCGGCGGCACCGGGCTTTGCACTGTCAGATTCCAGGATGGAATTCCTGCTGCCGGTTTCCCCGGGCGAAACTGTCCGGGTGGTGAGCGAAAAACTTTATTTCCGATTCGGAAAGCTGCGTTGCGATGTCCGGCTGTTTTTGACGGACGGGCGTTTGGCGTGTAAAGGCCGGTTATCGGGAATGCTAATAAATTCTGCTGCATGAACCGACGCGTCGTGATTACCGGGCTGGGTATATGCGCCCCCAATGCTATAGGCACAGCGGGGTTCCGGGAGGCTATGCGGCTCGGAACGAGCGGGATTCGGCATATTGCCGAACTCGACCGGTTGGGATTTCGATGTACGATGGGAGCCGCCCCGGAAATTCCCGCGGAGGTCCTCGAAACTACCTTTACGAGCCTGGAGCGGCGGGGTCTGACGGCATCCGGCCTGATTTACGGAGCGCTGGCGGGTATGGAGGCCTGGGAGGACGCCCGCCTGTATCCGGAGGGATCGGACGAGCCGGATTGGGATTCCGGGGTGCTTTTCGGGACCGGCCTGCTGGGGGCAGACACGTTCCGGGCGGCAGTTAACCGTATCGATGCCCACGAAGTGCGCCGCCTGGGCAGTACTACCGTCCCTCAGATTATGGCGAGCGGGGCGAGTGCCTGGCTGTCGGGGAAACTCGGGTGCGGGAACTGGTCCGGGGCAAATTCCTCGGCCTGCAGCACAGGTGCCGAGGCCTTGCTACTTGCCTGTTGGCATATTCGCAATGGTCGTGCCGAGCGCATGCTTGCGGGGAGTTGCTCCGATTCGGGACCGTACATCTGGGGTGGGTTTGACGCGATGCGTATTTTATCATCGGCGGACCCCGCGGTACCGGAAGCTGCCTGCCGGCCGCTGTCGGCCACCGCGTCGGGATTTGTTCCCGGTTCGGGAGCCGGTGCCCTGGTTCTGGAATCCCTGGAAAGTGCAAATGCCCGGGGAGCCCGCATATATGCGGAAATCCTGGGGGGAGCCGTCAACAGCGGGGGCCAGCGGGGAGGAGGTACGATGACGGCAGCCAATGCCGGAGGCGTGCTGCGGTGTATCCGGGGAGCCCTGGCCGATAGTCGGGTAGACGCCGGTTCCATCGACCTGATCAACGGGCACCTGACGGCCACGGCCCGGGACCCGGAAGAAATCGACGGGTGGTCTGCTGCCCTGGGCCGGTCCGGCAGCGATTTTCCGTTTATCAACTCCTGTAAGGACCTGCTGGGCCACGGCCTGGCGGCATCGGGAAGCATGGAAGCCGTGGCGTCCGTCCTGCAGCTGGCAGACCAGGAGGTGTTCGGCAACACGAATGCCCAGGACCTGCACCCGGAAATCGCCGCGCGCATAGACCGTACCCGGGTCCCGGTGGCGAGCCGGCCTGCAGCCCTGAATTATCTGGCAAAAGCCAGCTTTGGCTTCGGCGATGTCAATGCATGTATTATTTTTAGACGGTATGAACCCTGAATCCAAGAACGTCCGCACATGAAAACACACCCGCACTATGAAACCCTGCAGCAAATTATCCGGCCATATTTGCCCGAAGATGTGGATCCGGACACGGTGGGTCCGGACAGCCGCCTGGTGGCAGATCTGAATATCAATTCGGCCCACCTGGTGGATATCGTCCTGGATGTTGAGGATCGGTTTGATATCCGGCTGGAAGATGCGGATATGCAGGAAATGGCCACCGTGGCCGATGCGCTGGGGGTTATTGATTCCAAGTTAAACAACCCCTGAAGGCCGATGAACAGTCCCTTCAGGGAGCGCGGCTAGGATTCGTCCAGGCCGGCGGAATTCGCCTCGAAGAATTGTACGAGTTCCGACGGGGTACTGAGCTGCCCGATGCGATCCCCGCTTACCACAATCGGGTACTGCAACAATACGGGGTTCTCGTTGAGCATCTTCAGCCAGTCATCCGGATGCAGGTTCCCGCTTCCGGTATCCGGGGCATCCGGATGATCCAAAGCCAGCAACTCGTCAAACGGTTTGTCCAGCCGATCCTGCAAACTTACCCAAAGCGTATTGCCGAGTTTTGTTTTGGAAATATCCAGGTCCTGAATCGCCTTGTTGGAGCCCTGGAGATATCCCAAAGCCTGTTTTCCCAATCGGGTTTCCGAATTGTAGATCAGTGTAAGCTGCTTGTCGTCAGTTGCCAAAACGCTCATTGCATTTTAATAGATTAATCATCCGGCAGTTACCGGTTTTTCATTTTTTCCTTCCGCTTTCGGAGTTGCCGTTCCAAATCATCGGCTGCCTCGGCAATAGAAGCCTCGTAGCTTCCCGTGCTTGCCTCCGCAAACAACCGCGGCCCGGGAATGCTCAAACGGATATTGCAGATTTTACCCGTATCGGGTTCTGAGGTGTTTTCCTTTTTGAAAAAGATATCGGCCCGTACGATAAAATCGTATTTATCGACCATTTTTTCGACCTTTTTACCAGCCATTTGCTCGAGTCTCAGGCTCGCCTTGACCCCATCGTATTCAAAATTGATATCCATATGCAGTATTTATGAGTAAGATACATTCCCGGGGGGCCTTTTCCAAATATTCCGCCTGGTAAAATGTACCGGATTGCAAGTTGCAGAAGCCCTCTTTGCGTTAACGAAAAGATAAGTAAGGGAAATCCTTATGTTAGGAAGTCCGGACAAGGCCGAAAATTCGTAACTTTTATACATGGCAATCCTAACACTTCCAGTATATGTCTGCGTTCACACATCCATCCGGCACCAGGGATAGCCGCATTCCGGGAAGCGAGCGGATCAAGCGGTTACTTCGCGAAGCC
This genomic window from Robiginitalea biformata HTCC2501 contains:
- a CDS encoding methyltransferase domain-containing protein, with product MSRFKMRSQAAEQMDDLELDEGRLALALADIRRVNRLLGGHATSLAGLRPFLSLEKAGPVHVLDVGCGDGEFLRYLAAYCRREAIPCRLTGWDFNPKTLDQARQASAGYPEIAFRQRDLRNQPEFPEGTLVICNLFLHHFTDTQIRELLAHWLSQGPRAIVVNDLHRNSAAYYLFWFFGLIFMRSPIARSDGRISILRGFRRKDFSRLAAGLPLGRTRLVWRWAFRYLWTLEPKKKLL
- a CDS encoding type III polyketide synthase — translated: MNDVSIVTAQRALPAFSRTTDEILPYLDQWLRDEPDRLRRKARKIFEGAGVDRRYGIMDVAEVFTPSSFEAKNRLYAAGARELGNRALQAALEAAGWEPDSLDILITVSCTGIMIPSLDAYLIDDQGLRGDIIRLPVTEMGCVGGVSGLIYARRFLQAGSASRAAVLAVESPAATFQHNDRSMANIISAAIFGDGASCVLLSNEAGQAGPRILAEGMYHFPESTGLMGFDLTNRGLRMILDPDVPHAIGRNFQQFLGPFLARSGLEITDLRHLIFHPGGRKIVETVSELFRDQLANMDKTREVLRHYGNMSSATVLYVLQAYLEDPSLPPGPALILSFGPGFTAQRMLIEFS
- a CDS encoding SDR family oxidoreductase, with the translated sequence MNTSRDCALVIGGSKGLGLATVEKIAATGYPVAVVHRDPRKDLEAVREHFEALQNNGAHLLHQNTDAIGGEGRDQFLNALEDWLTPGRKVGLVVFSIAKGNLKRMVESDGLTGRDLAITSEAMAFAFYDWARELKGRGMLGEGACLVAFTSEGSQRVLPAYGAVGTAKAALEALVRQMAVEWAPEGIRVNCLQAGVTQTDSLMRIPGVKKLLDRASRRNPSGRLTRPADVANAVYLLSQPEAAWITGNVLCVDGGERLC
- a CDS encoding 3-hydroxyacyl-ACP dehydratase FabZ family protein is translated as MKDDEMKDELQEILNRLPYREPFRFVDELDYVSDTGASGRYTFRPESWFYPGHFPGSPVTPGVLLTECCAQIGLVCLGIHLSGLPGNSAAAPGFALSDSRMEFLLPVSPGETVRVVSEKLYFRFGKLRCDVRLFLTDGRLACKGRLSGMLINSAA
- a CDS encoding beta-ketoacyl-[acyl-carrier-protein] synthase family protein; translation: MNRRVVITGLGICAPNAIGTAGFREAMRLGTSGIRHIAELDRLGFRCTMGAAPEIPAEVLETTFTSLERRGLTASGLIYGALAGMEAWEDARLYPEGSDEPDWDSGVLFGTGLLGADTFRAAVNRIDAHEVRRLGSTTVPQIMASGASAWLSGKLGCGNWSGANSSACSTGAEALLLACWHIRNGRAERMLAGSCSDSGPYIWGGFDAMRILSSADPAVPEAACRPLSATASGFVPGSGAGALVLESLESANARGARIYAEILGGAVNSGGQRGGGTMTAANAGGVLRCIRGALADSRVDAGSIDLINGHLTATARDPEEIDGWSAALGRSGSDFPFINSCKDLLGHGLAASGSMEAVASVLQLADQEVFGNTNAQDLHPEIAARIDRTRVPVASRPAALNYLAKASFGFGDVNACIIFRRYEP
- a CDS encoding acyl carrier protein, with protein sequence MKTHPHYETLQQIIRPYLPEDVDPDTVGPDSRLVADLNINSAHLVDIVLDVEDRFDIRLEDADMQEMATVADALGVIDSKLNNP
- a CDS encoding arsenate reductase family protein, whose protein sequence is MSVLATDDKQLTLIYNSETRLGKQALGYLQGSNKAIQDLDISKTKLGNTLWVSLQDRLDKPFDELLALDHPDAPDTGSGNLHPDDWLKMLNENPVLLQYPIVVSGDRIGQLSTPSELVQFFEANSAGLDES
- a CDS encoding HPF/RaiA family ribosome-associated protein, which translates into the protein MDINFEYDGVKASLRLEQMAGKKVEKMVDKYDFIVRADIFFKKENTSEPDTGKICNIRLSIPGPRLFAEASTGSYEASIAEAADDLERQLRKRKEKMKNR